In the Natronolimnobius baerhuensis genome, one interval contains:
- a CDS encoding ATP-dependent helicase translates to MSGSADLELPVADEELPFDPNAATISDGNVFDLLEPAVQEWWLEEFGEFVPENEGFFTPPQRGAIPKIHDEQNTLICAPTGSGKTQASFCAIINELYRRDRESTAETEETGGLENSVYCLYISPLKSLANDIHRNLEVPLDGIESLAADRDEPMGEIRHAIRHGDTPSSERQKMLEETPHILNTTPETLAILLNSPKFREKLRTIEYVIVDEIHSLAASKRGTHLSVSLERLEAMVEHDITRIGCSATIDPLSQVAEFLVGQEESGGDHRPYDIVDARFAREFDIELECPADDLINTSREVVQERFYAMLHEHIQDHTNTLVFTNTRSGAERVLHTLRENFDAYDEENSGCHHGSLSKEVRHNIEGRLKDGTLDVVTTSTSLELGIDMPHVDLVVQVGSPKSVASLLQRVGRAGHRVGQTVTGRVIALDRDELLECAVMLKKAEEGFVDSVSIPENAQDVASQQVYGMAIAEIRPESDVKNVLRRAYPYRAYSEAEWESLCRYLTAEYAGLEDKNVYAKIWRDENDPPDGEHHYEEYPVGKPLIGKRGRLARVIYMTNIGTIPDSFTCDVYTRASDEWVGQLDENYLDTLEKGDVFVLGGDHFEFRYRRGSKVYVDRTHSRPTVPSWYSERLPLSYDLGREIVDFQGQLLDHYEEGGPARVRAWLREFPLDDNSVRAIARLFDHQLQYAGPESVSTPDRLAIEVDRDREEYERHYYVHSAYGRRFNDGFSRLLAYRCAQEATANVRVAVADNGFVLSMPLNRKVDLEGIIDDLSADQVRDDLRVAISDTDLLQRYFRINATRSLMILKRYKGYEKSASEQQVSSEMLLGFAEDLENFAVIEETYREILEDKLAVDELEAVVDAIESGDLAVERHLVDSPTPRAFGLATLSASDVVLAEDESAALQAFHEHVLEEIGTESMQGLASESE, encoded by the coding sequence ATGAGCGGATCTGCGGATCTCGAGTTGCCGGTCGCCGACGAGGAATTGCCGTTCGATCCCAACGCGGCGACGATTTCCGACGGCAATGTCTTCGACCTGCTCGAGCCCGCAGTCCAGGAGTGGTGGCTCGAGGAATTCGGCGAATTCGTTCCCGAGAACGAGGGCTTTTTTACGCCGCCACAGCGCGGTGCGATTCCGAAGATCCACGACGAACAGAACACGTTGATCTGTGCGCCGACCGGATCGGGCAAAACGCAAGCCAGTTTCTGTGCGATCATCAACGAACTCTACAGACGCGACCGCGAATCCACAGCCGAGACCGAGGAGACCGGCGGCCTCGAGAATTCCGTCTACTGTCTGTATATCTCTCCCCTCAAGTCGCTCGCAAACGACATCCACCGGAATCTCGAGGTCCCACTCGATGGCATCGAATCGCTCGCTGCCGACCGCGACGAACCGATGGGCGAGATTCGCCACGCCATCCGCCACGGCGATACGCCCTCGAGCGAGCGCCAGAAGATGCTCGAGGAGACGCCCCACATCCTGAATACGACGCCCGAGACGCTCGCCATCTTGCTCAACTCGCCGAAGTTTCGCGAAAAGCTGCGGACCATCGAGTACGTCATCGTCGATGAGATCCACTCGCTGGCCGCGAGCAAACGGGGGACGCATCTGTCCGTGAGCCTCGAGCGACTCGAGGCGATGGTCGAGCACGACATTACGCGAATTGGCTGTTCGGCGACGATTGATCCGTTGTCGCAGGTTGCGGAGTTCCTCGTCGGACAGGAAGAGTCGGGTGGCGACCACCGCCCGTACGACATCGTCGACGCCCGCTTCGCCCGTGAGTTCGACATCGAACTCGAGTGTCCCGCGGACGACCTGATCAATACGTCCCGCGAGGTCGTCCAGGAGCGCTTCTATGCGATGCTCCACGAGCACATTCAGGACCATACCAACACGCTCGTCTTTACGAACACCCGCTCGGGCGCAGAACGCGTCCTGCACACCCTCCGCGAGAACTTCGACGCCTACGACGAAGAGAACTCTGGCTGTCACCACGGCAGTCTCTCGAAGGAGGTCCGCCACAACATCGAGGGGCGGCTCAAAGACGGCACGCTCGACGTGGTGACCACCTCGACGAGCCTCGAGTTGGGCATCGACATGCCCCACGTCGACCTCGTGGTGCAGGTCGGCTCGCCCAAATCCGTCGCCTCGCTGCTCCAGCGGGTCGGCCGCGCCGGCCACCGCGTCGGCCAAACCGTCACCGGGCGAGTAATCGCACTGGACCGAGACGAACTGCTCGAGTGTGCCGTCATGCTCAAAAAGGCCGAGGAGGGCTTCGTCGACTCGGTTTCGATCCCCGAAAACGCACAGGACGTGGCGTCCCAGCAGGTCTACGGGATGGCAATCGCCGAGATTCGCCCGGAATCGGACGTGAAAAACGTACTGCGTCGCGCGTATCCCTACCGCGCCTACTCCGAGGCGGAGTGGGAGTCGCTCTGTCGGTACCTCACCGCTGAGTACGCCGGTCTCGAGGACAAGAACGTCTACGCGAAAATCTGGCGCGACGAGAACGACCCACCCGACGGCGAGCACCACTACGAGGAGTATCCGGTGGGCAAACCGCTGATCGGCAAGCGCGGCCGACTCGCGCGGGTGATCTACATGACCAACATCGGGACGATTCCGGACTCTTTTACCTGCGACGTCTACACCCGTGCCAGCGACGAGTGGGTCGGCCAACTCGACGAGAACTATCTGGACACGCTCGAGAAAGGCGACGTGTTCGTCCTCGGCGGCGACCACTTCGAGTTTCGCTACCGCCGGGGGTCGAAGGTCTATGTCGACCGCACGCACTCGCGGCCGACGGTGCCGTCGTGGTACTCCGAACGCCTGCCGCTATCGTACGATCTGGGTCGGGAAATCGTCGACTTTCAGGGACAACTGCTCGACCACTACGAGGAGGGCGGACCGGCGCGCGTTCGCGCGTGGCTCCGGGAGTTCCCGTTAGACGACAACAGCGTCCGCGCCATCGCACGGCTGTTCGACCACCAACTCCAGTACGCCGGCCCGGAAAGCGTCAGCACGCCCGACCGACTCGCCATCGAGGTCGACCGCGACCGCGAGGAGTACGAACGCCACTACTACGTCCACTCCGCGTACGGCCGCAGATTCAACGACGGCTTCTCGCGCCTGCTGGCGTATCGCTGCGCCCAAGAGGCGACGGCCAACGTCCGCGTCGCCGTCGCGGACAACGGCTTCGTGCTCTCGATGCCCCTAAATCGAAAAGTCGACCTCGAGGGCATTATCGACGATCTCTCCGCCGACCAGGTCCGGGATGACCTGCGCGTAGCGATTTCTGATACTGACCTGCTGCAACGGTATTTCCGGATCAACGCAACCCGCTCGCTGATGATCCTCAAACGCTACAAGGGCTACGAGAAATCCGCCAGCGAGCAGCAGGTCTCGAGCGAGATGCTCCTCGGATTCGCGGAGGACCTCGAGAACTTCGCCGTCATCGAAGAGACCTATCGCGAAATCCTCGAGGACAAACTCGCCGTCGACGAACTCGAGGCCGTCGTCGACGCGATTGAGTCGGGCGACCTCGCAGTCGAACGCCACCTCGTCGACTCGCCAACACCGCGTGCGTTTGGCCTCGCGACGCTCTCCGCGAGTGACGTCGTGCTCGCCGAAGACGAGAGCGCGGCCTTACAGGCGTTTCACGAGCACGTCCTCGAGGAGATCGGCACGGAGTCGATGCAGGGACTTGCCTCTGAATCAGAGTAG
- a CDS encoding class I SAM-dependent methyltransferase yields the protein MRREQTHHSKAWYNALSPYYDVLVDPFQGRLRRRGIEWFGVSPDDRVLDIGCGTGRGIATLQNAVASDGHVIGIDVAEQMCQLAQDRLDDEDPSAVVCGDALSLPFDADSFDAVLVSFALELFDDDHRTAVLAEIHRVLRPSGRICVISPTTAASDIVSLLYTRLNDAFPTLVDSRPLDVSAVLTTAGFGVVQTRIEWAVIVPVEVVVAHHESRA from the coding sequence GTGAGACGGGAACAGACACATCACAGCAAAGCGTGGTATAACGCGCTCAGTCCGTACTATGACGTCCTCGTTGATCCGTTCCAGGGTCGTCTTCGGAGACGCGGAATCGAGTGGTTCGGCGTCTCTCCCGACGACCGCGTTCTCGACATCGGCTGTGGGACCGGTCGCGGGATTGCCACACTGCAGAATGCTGTCGCATCTGACGGCCACGTTATCGGGATCGACGTTGCAGAGCAGATGTGCCAACTCGCACAGGATCGGCTTGACGACGAGGATCCATCCGCGGTTGTCTGCGGCGATGCACTGTCGTTGCCGTTCGATGCCGACAGTTTCGATGCTGTCCTCGTGAGTTTCGCGCTCGAACTGTTCGACGACGACCACCGGACGGCCGTCCTCGCCGAAATCCATCGTGTGCTCAGACCGAGCGGTCGAATCTGTGTCATCAGCCCCACGACAGCGGCGAGCGATATCGTCTCGCTGCTCTATACGCGACTCAACGACGCTTTTCCGACGCTGGTCGATAGTCGCCCGCTCGATGTCAGTGCCGTCCTTACTACCGCCGGATTCGGGGTTGTGCAAACCCGGATCGAGTGGGCGGTCATCGTCCCGGTCGAAGTCGTCGTTGCCCATCACGAGTCGCGTGCATAG
- a CDS encoding formyltransferase family protein: MGSAEPQTVGLLTEPYLYEWQVRALKRLYERTDLEVTLVVSNERNAACVIDDWNTRDRIGLEDVRQFLTEIHRERAWTFVLAERNLARLVGETAPLWHRRALEDVSALTGTAHVQCRPDLTGSWAEFPESVVSQVEHRCDVVIRFGFGLIRGDILEAPDYGVLSFHPADIRRFRGLGPPAIFYDGRSVAGATLQRLTDSIDGGEIVAVDDVPIDDCDTMWDVFDRTATLQIDLLADGLENLSDPSFEPTTVPESELGAFYSRNQRRSLGFAARILARNLRGRLKRQYRQRVQTLDESEDTRPVDAETTPVSEPSDSRR; this comes from the coding sequence ATGGGTTCAGCAGAACCGCAGACAGTCGGCCTTCTCACCGAACCCTATCTCTACGAGTGGCAAGTCCGCGCCCTCAAGAGACTTTATGAGCGGACTGATCTTGAGGTCACACTGGTCGTCAGCAACGAGCGCAACGCGGCGTGTGTCATCGATGACTGGAATACGCGCGACCGAATCGGTCTCGAGGACGTCAGGCAGTTTCTGACCGAAATCCATCGTGAACGTGCCTGGACGTTCGTTCTCGCCGAGCGAAACCTCGCGAGACTTGTCGGTGAGACAGCACCGCTCTGGCACCGTCGTGCACTCGAGGATGTCTCGGCCCTGACTGGGACCGCTCACGTTCAGTGTCGTCCAGACCTCACAGGGTCGTGGGCGGAGTTTCCAGAGTCCGTCGTCTCCCAAGTCGAACACCGTTGTGATGTCGTTATCCGATTCGGCTTTGGGCTCATCCGCGGCGACATTCTCGAGGCACCCGACTACGGCGTCCTGAGCTTTCACCCGGCCGATATCCGTCGCTTTCGCGGATTGGGTCCGCCGGCAATTTTCTACGACGGACGGTCAGTCGCAGGTGCCACGTTGCAACGATTGACCGACTCAATTGATGGCGGCGAAATCGTCGCCGTTGACGACGTTCCAATCGACGACTGTGACACGATGTGGGACGTCTTCGACCGGACCGCAACGCTTCAGATCGACCTGCTTGCTGACGGCCTCGAGAACCTCAGTGATCCGTCGTTCGAGCCGACGACCGTTCCAGAGTCGGAACTCGGTGCGTTTTATTCTCGGAATCAGCGCCGCTCTCTCGGCTTCGCGGCCCGTATTCTGGCGCGCAATCTCCGTGGGCGATTGAAACGCCAGTACCGACAGCGAGTGCAGACTCTCGATGAAAGCGAGGACACGCGACCAGTGGATGCGGAGACGACTCCTGTGTCGGAGCCGTCCGATTCCCGGCGGTGA
- a CDS encoding MBL fold metallo-hydrolase, with translation MQVTFLGTGSAMPTGERFQTGVLLQADGRTLLVDCGSGVLHRLQQSGVGYENVSTVLLTHHHLDHIADLLPLMKARWLAGEEHLEIVGPQGTKGLVDDLLSVHEYMDGRLELQIREVHQGEFSVAGFDVSAYETRHSLPCLAYRFGDLFTFSSDTEAFDGLANFAEGSAVLAHDCSFPDDVDVSIHPTPETLGTALAGHDIGRIYLTHLYPHTDGRHEEMLESIARQYDGDVRFAEDLLTITIE, from the coding sequence ATGCAGGTTACGTTTTTGGGCACCGGAAGCGCAATGCCGACGGGCGAGCGCTTCCAGACGGGAGTGCTCCTACAGGCGGATGGTCGAACACTGCTCGTCGATTGCGGGTCGGGCGTTCTTCACCGCCTCCAGCAATCCGGCGTCGGCTACGAGAACGTTTCGACGGTGCTGTTGACACACCACCATCTCGACCACATCGCCGATCTGTTGCCGCTGATGAAAGCCCGCTGGCTCGCCGGCGAGGAACACCTCGAGATTGTCGGCCCGCAGGGGACGAAAGGGCTGGTCGACGACCTGCTCTCAGTCCACGAGTATATGGACGGGCGACTCGAGTTGCAGATCCGCGAAGTCCATCAGGGCGAGTTTTCGGTCGCCGGCTTCGACGTCTCGGCGTATGAAACTCGCCACTCGCTGCCGTGTCTGGCCTACCGCTTCGGCGATCTGTTTACGTTCAGCAGCGACACCGAGGCGTTTGACGGACTGGCGAACTTCGCTGAAGGTTCGGCGGTGCTTGCTCATGACTGTTCGTTCCCCGACGACGTCGACGTCTCGATTCATCCCACGCCGGAAACACTCGGAACGGCGCTCGCCGGCCACGATATCGGCCGTATCTATCTGACGCATCTCTATCCGCACACCGACGGCCGCCACGAGGAAATGCTCGAGTCGATTGCCAGACAGTACGACGGCGATGTCCGGTTTGCGGAGGATCTGCTGACGATTACGATTGAGTGA
- a CDS encoding efflux RND transporter permease subunit: protein MSLPHRFAAVVTDHSRIVFVALLLLTALVGAGMPMVDDDSSLDQFETDSPEAQAMDDIDDRFGTDDNTTAVQLITRGDGENVLERESLLSSLEFQQEIQANESMNATLADDDPITGVENLVAITANATEQGEELEERGEELGEREAELEARSAQLEAGINESRDLQREYEELSDEYDEDAPEYQEGAAEIEEGYDDLLAEITAEAALDDEQAETYEEFAGQARMLESDLYELEQSVDDPDQLEESEEYQELQEGFDDVYAGATMGVLEDEYAQLEDDFDAFEADQEALEEDDERMSLDEQIETLETIDEETFEQALEDTLSDGDNGEDGPGLAFMPSEYEPGSTEAEARMTSIMQDTGGDDLEMGAADGGNGVIDAQQDLGTLASAHEHDHVVFGVGIITDEIDRSMVDSLSIVGPLALAFVAAALFVAYRDPLDIVLGLVGIVAVLVWTFGFMGWAGISFNQMFVAVPVLLIGLSIDYAIHVFMRHREQREASRASAEADRETESGAGVNTVRGSMSIALAGVGVALLWVTATTAIGFLANLISPIGPIQEFGVVSSVGIVSALIVFGGLIPAAKVEIDSWLESRGFDRHKRAFGTGGSRFSSLLSVGSVAARRIPLVLLVAVLLLTAGGVYGASQVDTSFEEEDFLAESPPEWTQNLPGSMAPGEYQAADNLDYINENFQRDDVQAQILVEGNVANGDVLERLEAAENEASESPVTYTLPTGDADVESPLSVMEETAAQNESFNESFQAADTTDDGIPDEDVSALFDELFEIDDDAASTVIHRTDDGEYDSVRLIVATEGDAAFADTTDEMRTIAGTIDDDGIGDDRAVASDDEADNESAAAAVDYGGVSAIATGDPIVNYIVEQDLLDTVLQSLLITLVAVFTFLSAAYWLTGNSATLGAVTLLPVAFATSWILGTMYLIGMPFNVLTGMITSLTIGLGVAYSIHISARYTLELDRQGNVWDAMNTTVTGTGGALLGSAATTVGGFGTLAFAILPVLRQFGIITGLTIIYAFLASVVVLPTLLVLWTRYFGPDVSFDRHSTQQRAPAASDGGRVADDGETTETDTQSADENGGDSE, encoded by the coding sequence ATGAGTCTCCCACACCGCTTTGCCGCCGTCGTGACCGACCACTCACGGATCGTGTTCGTTGCGCTTCTCTTGTTGACCGCGCTCGTTGGCGCAGGAATGCCGATGGTCGACGACGATTCCTCGCTCGATCAATTTGAAACCGACTCGCCGGAGGCACAGGCGATGGACGACATCGACGACCGATTCGGGACTGACGACAATACGACAGCCGTCCAGTTGATCACCAGAGGCGACGGCGAGAACGTCCTTGAGCGAGAGTCACTGCTCAGTTCACTCGAGTTCCAACAGGAGATACAAGCCAACGAGTCGATGAACGCGACGCTTGCCGACGATGATCCGATCACCGGCGTCGAGAATCTCGTCGCGATCACGGCTAACGCAACCGAGCAGGGCGAGGAACTCGAGGAGCGCGGCGAAGAACTCGGCGAGCGCGAGGCCGAACTCGAGGCCAGAAGCGCCCAACTCGAGGCCGGAATCAACGAGTCTCGCGACCTCCAGCGCGAGTACGAGGAACTGAGCGACGAGTACGACGAGGACGCACCGGAGTACCAGGAAGGAGCCGCAGAAATCGAGGAAGGCTACGACGACCTCCTTGCGGAGATTACAGCGGAGGCTGCCCTCGACGACGAACAAGCCGAGACGTACGAAGAATTCGCCGGACAGGCACGCATGCTCGAGTCAGATCTGTACGAACTCGAGCAAAGTGTCGACGACCCCGACCAACTCGAAGAGAGCGAGGAGTACCAGGAGCTGCAGGAGGGCTTCGATGACGTCTACGCTGGCGCGACGATGGGCGTCCTCGAAGACGAGTACGCACAACTCGAGGACGATTTCGACGCGTTCGAAGCGGACCAGGAGGCACTCGAGGAGGACGACGAACGAATGTCGCTCGACGAACAGATCGAGACGCTCGAAACGATTGATGAGGAGACGTTCGAGCAGGCACTCGAGGACACCCTCTCGGACGGCGATAACGGCGAGGATGGGCCGGGACTGGCCTTCATGCCCTCGGAGTACGAGCCGGGGTCGACTGAGGCCGAGGCCCGAATGACCTCGATCATGCAGGACACCGGTGGCGACGACCTCGAGATGGGCGCAGCCGATGGCGGCAACGGCGTAATCGACGCCCAGCAAGATCTCGGAACGCTCGCGTCGGCACACGAGCACGACCACGTCGTCTTCGGCGTGGGGATAATCACCGACGAGATTGATCGCTCGATGGTCGATAGCCTCTCGATTGTCGGGCCGCTTGCGCTGGCGTTCGTCGCTGCGGCGCTGTTTGTCGCCTATCGCGATCCGCTCGATATCGTGCTCGGTCTCGTCGGCATCGTCGCGGTGCTCGTCTGGACGTTCGGCTTCATGGGTTGGGCGGGAATCTCGTTCAACCAGATGTTCGTCGCGGTTCCGGTGTTACTGATCGGGCTCTCGATAGATTATGCGATACACGTCTTCATGCGCCATCGTGAGCAACGAGAGGCCTCACGCGCATCAGCCGAGGCGGACCGGGAGACGGAGTCGGGAGCGGGCGTCAACACCGTCCGCGGCTCCATGTCTATCGCGCTCGCCGGCGTCGGCGTTGCACTCCTCTGGGTGACCGCAACCACAGCAATCGGCTTCCTCGCGAACCTCATCAGCCCAATCGGCCCGATTCAGGAGTTCGGCGTCGTCAGTTCCGTCGGGATCGTCTCGGCCCTGATCGTCTTCGGCGGACTCATTCCGGCCGCGAAAGTCGAAATCGACTCCTGGCTCGAGTCACGCGGCTTCGACCGACATAAACGCGCGTTCGGAACCGGCGGCAGTCGCTTTAGCAGCCTGCTTTCAGTTGGCTCCGTCGCCGCACGTCGCATCCCGCTGGTCCTGTTGGTCGCCGTCCTGTTGCTCACCGCCGGCGGCGTCTACGGCGCGAGTCAGGTCGATACGAGCTTCGAAGAGGAGGATTTCCTCGCGGAGAGTCCGCCCGAGTGGACCCAGAACCTGCCCGGTTCGATGGCACCCGGCGAGTACCAGGCCGCCGATAATCTCGACTACATCAACGAGAACTTCCAGCGTGACGACGTCCAGGCACAGATTCTGGTCGAAGGCAACGTTGCGAATGGGGACGTTCTGGAACGCCTCGAGGCCGCAGAGAACGAGGCCAGTGAGAGTCCCGTGACGTACACGCTACCGACTGGCGATGCGGATGTCGAGAGTCCGCTCTCGGTGATGGAAGAGACCGCGGCACAGAACGAGTCATTCAACGAGTCGTTCCAGGCGGCGGATACGACTGACGACGGCATTCCTGATGAGGACGTGTCGGCGCTGTTCGACGAACTGTTCGAGATCGACGACGACGCTGCGAGCACCGTTATTCATCGGACCGACGACGGCGAGTACGACTCGGTTCGACTCATCGTCGCCACCGAAGGCGATGCGGCGTTCGCGGACACGACCGACGAGATGCGAACGATTGCAGGCACGATTGACGATGATGGAATCGGCGACGACCGCGCCGTGGCGAGCGACGATGAAGCGGATAACGAATCGGCTGCGGCTGCGGTCGACTACGGTGGCGTCAGCGCCATCGCTACCGGCGACCCCATCGTCAACTACATCGTCGAACAGGATCTGCTCGATACGGTCCTTCAGAGTCTGCTCATCACGCTCGTCGCCGTCTTTACGTTCCTCTCTGCGGCGTACTGGCTGACCGGCAACAGCGCAACGCTCGGGGCAGTCACCCTGTTGCCCGTCGCGTTCGCGACGAGCTGGATTCTCGGCACGATGTACCTCATCGGGATGCCGTTTAACGTCCTGACAGGGATGATCACCAGCCTCACCATCGGCCTCGGGGTCGCCTACAGCATCCACATCAGCGCCCGCTACACCCTCGAGTTGGACAGACAGGGCAACGTCTGGGACGCGATGAACACAACGGTCACCGGCACCGGCGGTGCCCTCCTCGGAAGTGCGGCGACGACAGTCGGTGGCTTCGGCACGCTGGCGTTTGCGATCTTGCCCGTGCTCCGACAGTTTGGCATCATCACCGGGCTGACGATCATCTACGCGTTCCTGGCGAGCGTCGTTGTCTTACCAACGCTGCTCGTGCTCTGGACACGCTACTTCGGTCCAGACGTTTCGTTTGATCGTCACTCGACACAACAGCGAGCGCCCGCCGCAAGCGACGGCGGCAGAGTAGCCGACGACGGAGAGACGACTGAGACGGACACACAATCAGCCGACGAAAACGGTGGTGACAGCGAATGA